In Cyclopterus lumpus isolate fCycLum1 chromosome 9, fCycLum1.pri, whole genome shotgun sequence, a single genomic region encodes these proteins:
- the bmp10 gene encoding bone morphogenetic protein 10 gives MARIWVFPPGIICSFRTLLLLFSILLLQGLCGQSSPISNTHQRYRPAPGLGDGHGGVVDPSLLERDDNMNMQSLLESLKEQFLQTFNLSGLGPRPLPPEGTREEPPEYMMELYNRFANDRTAMPTANIIRSLKNEDSSPSVVGVRGVRRHPLLFNVTIPHHERITAAELRLYTLVQTDRHLYDGVDRKVTIYEMELYVGDDNMTDENTVRGDGFRGAGERTEVLELASRQVYGTDNGWEAFDLTAAVQRWRKSDHGSTHRLEVHIASMANEDNVQGMKEDKKDRNPPEGDMKIDTSPKEKHKPLLIVFSDDQSSDHRDNKRELNEMIDHETSNMVLQNDLGFGLNGLWGELGRDRDEVDEEAEPDEEDLIQMRSNLIYDTASRIRRNAKGNHCKKQSLYVEFKDIGWDSWILAPTGYDAFECTGICSFPLTKHVTPTKHAIVQTLININSPQKAARACCVPTKLDPISLLYLDDTGVVTYKYKFEGMVVAECGCR, from the exons ATGGCGAGAATTTGGGTCTTTCCACCGGGAATCATCTGCAGCTTTAGGACTTTGCTCTTGCTGTTTTCCATCCTGCTGCTCCAGGGGCTCTGTGGACAGAGCAGCCCAATCTCCAACACTCATCAGAGGTATCGCCCCGCTCCGGGGCTGGGAGACGGGCATGGAGGGGTGGTGGACCCTTCGCTGCTGGAGCGGGACGACAACATGAACATGCAGAGCTTGCTGGAGAGCCTGAAGGAACAGTTTCTGCAGACTTTCAACCTGTCTGGCTTGGGTCCCCGTCCGCTGCCTCCTGAAGGCACACGAGAAGAGCCACCTGAGTACATGATGGAGCTCTACAACCGTTTTGCTAATGATCGTACTGCCATGCCCACCGCCAACATCATCCGCAGCTTAAAAAATGAAG ATTCATCTCCCAGTGTTGTGGGTGTCAGAGGGGTGAGGCGTCACCCACTCCTCTTCAATGTGACAATCCCCCATCATGAACGCATCACAGCAGCCGAGCTTCGCCTCTACACACTTGTCCAGACTGACCGCCACCTCTACGATGGTGTCGACCGCAAGGTCACTATCTACGAAATGGAATTGTATGTCGGGGATGACAACATGACCGATGAGAACACTGTGCGAGGTGATGGATTCAGAGGGGCAGGAGAGCGGACAGAGGTGTTGGAGTTGGCTTCACGCCAGGTCTACGGCACCGATAACGGATGGGAGGCCTTTGACCTCACTGCTGCTGTTCAACGCTGGCGCAAATCTGACCATGGCTCCACGCACCGGTTGGAAGTGCACATTGCCAGCATGGCTAATGAAGACAATGTTCAAGGTATGAAAGAGGACAAGAAAGACAGGAACCCACCTGAAGGAGACATGAAGATCGACACCAGCCCcaaggaaaaacacaaacctCTGCTGATTGTTTTCTCTGACGACCAAAGTAGCGATCACCGTGATAACAAGCGTGAGCTGAACGAGATGATCGACCACGAAACCTCTAACATGGTTCTCCAGAATGACTTGGGGTTTGGCTTGAATGGGCTGTGGGGGGAGCTGGGGAGGGACCGGGATGAGGTGGATGAAGAAGCAGAGCCAGATGAAGAGGACCTCATCCAAATGCGCTCCAATCTGATCTACGACACAGCGTCCCGCATCCGTCGCAATGCCAAGGGGAATCACTGCAAGAAACAATCTCTGTACGTAGAGTTCAAGGATATCGGTTGGGACAGTTGGATCCTGGCACCCACTGGTTATGACGCCTTTGAGTGCACTGGCATTTGTTCCTTCCCACTGACAAAGCATGTCACACCCACCAAGCATGCCATTGTCCAGACATTGATCAACATCAACAGTCCTCAGAAGGCAGCACGAGCTTGTTGCGTGCCCACCAAACTGGACCCCATCTCCCTGCTGTACTTGGATGACACAGGTGTGGTCACCTACAAGTATAAGTTTGAAGgcatggtggtggcagagtgCGGCTGCAGATAG